The Brassica oleracea var. oleracea cultivar TO1000 chromosome C7, BOL, whole genome shotgun sequence sequence TATGTTTCGATTTTCAGGCAAGAAGTCTAAAAGATGGGTTATACAAAAATAATCATAAAAATACGCATGACCTTTGACAAAATCTTTGCGTCGTGGGACTTTTACTAGTTTGGTAGCAGTAGTGGCACAAGCATCTCTTACATTAGGACAAGTCAAGTTCTCATGTTTTGAAATTTGAATATCAAAGGACACACAATTAAAAAAGGAAAAAGTTGAATTAATATCAATATAACACTCTCTGAACAGATATGCTAATGTGGCTATAAGCCATCATTTTCTATTAAACAAAGATTAACCACTTTTGCATCCGTATAATGTGTTATTTATTCAATGTTTCTTCCCCAAGCTAAACTGGTAAGAGAGTTATTTAGGTGAAACTTTTAATTGGTCCTCTTGCGCGGTAGTTCAATTAGTCAAGTCTTGGCTTCCGCGTTAAGTTTCAAAACTCAAGCTTTGACTTTTCAGAACAAAAGTAAACCTTTGTTTTATAGTTGTGCAAACACATCGGCATCGAAATAATTTATTTGTATGTAATTTATTTTAATATATAGATACATTTGTCTTAAATTTAAGATCATTGGTTTGAAAAAAAAATGTTTTAGTTGTCTCATTAAACTTAATAAATAAGCATATGAATATGATAAGAATATCTTGAGCAATTTGCATGTTAGATGTTAGCTTTGATTAAGTTTATTTTATAATAGCCGCGTAAATATTTTAAAATCCAAATCCATAATGATAGATGTGTATACATCGAGTGTTGTAGAGCGACCCGTTCAAGTCACAATACGTGGTCAACACGCAAATCGTGAGATGGCGCCGGTAAAATCCGACCTAAGTGATGAACTCATTGAGACATGACCACTTCCTCATAACTAAGCATTATATAATACTCCCTCTCCTCTATCTGATCCAACATAACCATAACTCTTATTTTTCTTCTTAGCCAAACAAACAAAAATCTTTTATTACCTGACTACTTCGAAGCTCCTTATTTTTTTTTACGTAAAGCAGAGAAAGCAAAATCATATGAGGAGAGTTAGTTGGTCTACTATTTTGATCGTGGTGATGATGGTGTCCTTGTTGGTGGTAGAACACGTGGTGGTTCCGGCCGCGGCAGGGAGGGTTCTAATGGAGAAGTCAGGAGACGGAAGAGCGACGGTGATGAGTGTGGAGAAGATGAAGTCGACGGTGGATTCCTGGTTTCAGCGTTTGGCTTCAGGTCCTAGTCCAAGAGGACGTGGCCATTAAAACTAGTTTTTGTTTCAAGTTGGAGGAGATGGATTAGTGTCGATATAACCAAATATGTATACAAAAAAGTATTCAGTTCATTTATTTCTTTGTTGTTTGATCTCTAGGGTAAATTCACATATATAGATAGCGGTAGAAACTAAACCATCATTTTGACCCCAAAAAAACTAGACCATCATTATACATGTACATCCTTACTTTTGCTAGTTGTTAATCTCAATAAGATTGCTTAATCTGCCTTTACGAGAGAATTATTTTTGTGGTAGTTGAGAACAACGATATGCCTCAAAAAAATTATTGTAAACGAGTAAGCCTTGCACGCCAGTCTGCCGGGGTCACCTTCCTAAAATTTTATATTACATAGTTTTTGCCAAATCATGAGGACAACAAGACGCGTCTGCATGTTAAACAAATTGGAGTTGGAGTGAGAACAAAGCATGAAACTAAAGTTACCGAGCAGTAAACCAGAGTAGTACAAGTCGATCTAGAGAATTGAAAATTTGGAAGAAAAAAAATATTATCCAACTTCAGAATGATTTAGTGCACAATAAGCGCGATTCA is a genomic window containing:
- the LOC106306480 gene encoding uncharacterized protein LOC106306480 gives rise to the protein MRRVSWSTILIVVMMVSLLVVEHVVVPAAAGRVLMEKSGDGRATVMSVEKMKSTVDSWFQRLASGPSPRGRGH